In Telopea speciosissima isolate NSW1024214 ecotype Mountain lineage chromosome 10, Tspe_v1, whole genome shotgun sequence, the DNA window ACAATTGCAAAGTTCTGACCATAATAATTCCTGATATAGGATGGAAAGAAAATCTCACTCTAATACATTTCCACAAACATGACATAGGTGCTAGTGTGCTACATCTATAAATGGAAAGCAAGGGGAATAATGGAGTGCATGTAAAACCTGGATAAGAGCTTGATCAAAACCTCATTTTGGATTCTCTATCTTCTCTAAGTTCTTAAAAAATTgatttacattttctttttctttttgtcctGTTTCCTAAACTCTTGTCCTCACCATTAATCTGAACCCAAATACCTCACTGGCTCATCCATACCCCAAGGTAAAAGGCCTACAATTTTCACCTCTCTCCAAAACACCCTAACCAGAAAACTCTCGATCTTAATGAAGAAATCCCATATGTCCCAACGGCATCCCTTGTTTGCCATTCTTTTTCAtcctttcaactttcaagttgaatcatagttatcaaggcgtcgccctTGGCGTCCAGGCGGTTTTCCAAGCCCATGGCGATAGGACGCCATTTCGTATGTCGCAAAATGGAGCGCCATGGTCtgcaaggcgtcgccttggtcaCTTTAGGACGCCTATGCTTCTGGGCGGTcgccatatgtatttttttttaaaaagatttttgttttttaattttttaatgtaattgAAGATATTCTAATTGATATAATCTGATTGGTGTGATGCTTTTGGTTCCATGCTCtgagaagcatggaatcatatgttacaaaaagaaaaagaaaaaaacaaaaacacctaAATCGATTCAACATTTCAACTAATCAACTTAACCCCAAACCCATTTGACCAATTGACCCCAAAAGTTGAAAAAcacgaaaaagaagaagagttgaggACTGcgaaagaaaaatagagaagcagCGGCAACTTCGAGTCTTTGTCTCTTCGACTTCGACTCCATCGAACACTCAAACCTCACTCCTCAGTGCCCAACTGCCCATTGTCCACCGGCGTCCGGCGACTCGGCGAGGATCTCCAGCGGTAagtattgttcttttttttttctttttttcttttttccttctaaaacctaaaccctttctaagttctaacccATGCGGCCctactgttcttcttcttcttctcttctccagccTCAACCTCCACCGGTGACATATCCATCTTCCACCGGCGTCCGGCAACAACTCCATTAAAGGTAAGTCCGTGAGTCATtcagcttttcttcttcttctcttctattttttgttttttttttttttttcttatgctgcATTGCTGCAGCTGTTCCATCACTTGATTCACTTCCATGTCCCTCTTCTCCAGCTTCCATCCCCAACGACGACATCTTCAATCTCCACCCCCACGGCAAGTCGACATCTCCAATTCCACGGTAAGAggtgccaatttttttttcttttcttcttctaaaatcTAAAGTCTAAAGACTCTAAACCCTgttcttctaagttctaaccttctctgtgactgtgtttcttccttttggcAGCAGCAACCTCGTACATCGTCCGGCACTATTGTCTTCCATTCCAGCAGCATTTTCCAGCCAgtaaatgtcttttttttttttcttccagtcTCAGTGCTTCACTTATTCTCTTCCTCATTAGTCTAATTATAAATCTGTAATCAGTATTTttccttccaagttccaaatttcattttttcctgattttcttttcattttttatgctTCACTGCTTACTTGCTTAGAGTTTCAAATTTCAGCAATGTATTACTGTGTTACTAAATTCCAGCTTCCTATATGCCTTCGGTTGGACTAGCAAACACTTCAATATTTTATTCTATTGTGAATATGTGATAGTTTGATTAGTGATTACACTTTCTATAACatagttgtttttttctttactttttaagtttttatacactttaattctctatattttttattttttttctattttttgtcattGTAGACAACTAAACATCAGACAAAGGGAGTAGTGGAGTACAATGGCCAATGTTGATGGTAGTAGTGGGGCTGAAATATAAGTACAGCGGGGTCAGGGATTGATCCAAGCAAGGATCCGAAAAGAAAGGCCAAGTCTAATGATCCGGGGTGAAAGTATGGATACTGGCCTAATTTAGAAGACAAAAATTGTGTCAAGTGTATCCTCTGTGGGGTGGATACCAAAGGAGGAATAAAAAGATTGAAGCAACACTTGATTTGTGGCTATGGAGATATAGCCAAGTGCTCAAAGACAACTGTCAAAATTGCAAAAGAGATGAGAGAAGCGAtcttgaaaaacaagaagaggaggatggaaAATTTGGATGTTGGCGGTGGAGATTTTCATGTTGAAGGATCCGAAGAAAGGCATATAGAGTCCGATTTGGGGGGTGGGGAGTCAAGCCTTATTCCAAGCTCTGGAAcagcttcaaaaaaaaataaagttgtcATTCAAATGACAGTCAAACAACAAGTAAGGggtcccatggatgctcatgtAAAGAGGCGGACTCCTGAAGAGGTTGTTGCAGAGAGGCACGGTAAAGGTCCCCAACAGACTACAATGGAGAACTGTATGAGAtcagaggaggaaagagataaactCCGTTCTTACTTTGCAAGGTGGGCTTTTGAAAGTGGCGTTCCATTCAATGCATTGAAGCTAAGGAGCTTCGAGGAGTTGGTTGAGACAATTGGACAATATGGGCCAGGTTTCAAGCCCCCTTCATTTCATGATTATAGGGTTCCTCTACTGAAGTCTGAGAAGGAGAAagttgatgaaataaaaaagaaacataaaatctCTTGGAGGAAAGGGTGCACTCTCATGTCTGATGGGTGGACCGACAGGAAAGGAAGGCACTTGATTAATTTTCTTGTCAATTGTACGGAagggactttttttttggggtctgtGGATGCATCAAGTCAAATACAAGATGCAAAAATGTTATTTGAGCTCCTTTATAGTAGGATTGAGGAGATTGGAGAGGAGAATGTAGTTCAAGTGGTCACTGATAATGCTTCCAATTATGTTGTTGTTGGAAGGTTACTAatggggaaaagaaagaagttgtattggactccatgtgcagctcattgccTAGACCTTATGATGGAGGAGATAGGCAATATAAAAATATACAAGTCTGTGATActgaagggaagaaaaattacTACCTTCATCTATAGGCATGCTCGCCTTCTTGAAGCTATGAGGGTACAAACAAAAAGAGCAGACTTGGTAAGGGTTGGAGTAACCAGATTTGCAACACTTCAGAGTTTATTGAAGCACAAGGATGCTTTGAGGAGATTATTTTTTTCTGACCATTGAGAGCAATCTAAGTTGTCACATACAGAGGCAGGGAAGCAAATTGTTGAATTAGTTATTTCCACACCTTTCTGGAATGGTGTGCAGGATTGCTTGAGAGCATCATTGCCTCTTCTTCAAGTATTGAGTATAGTAGATGGAGATGAGAGGCCTGCATTGCCTGAAGTATATGTTGCAATGGAAGAGGCAAAGAAGCACATAATATCAAATTTTAAGGGCATAGAaaggaaatggaagaagattgtaaAGATTATT includes these proteins:
- the LOC122643875 gene encoding uncharacterized protein LOC122643875 translates to MREAILKNKKRRMENLDVGGGDFHVEGSEERHIESDLGGGESSLIPSSGTASKKNKVVIQMTVKQQVRGPMDAHVKRRTPEEVVAERHGKGPQQTTMENCMRSEEERDKLRSYFARWAFESGVPFNALKLRSFEELVETIGQYGPGFKPPSFHDYRVPLLKSEKEKVDEIKKKHKISWRKGCTLMSDGWTDRKGRHLINFLVNCTEGTFFLGSVDASSQIQDAKMLFELLYSRIEEIGEENVVQVVTDNASNYVVVGRLLMGKRKKLYWTPCAAHCLDLMMEEIGNIKIYKSVILKGRKITTFIYRHARLLEAMRVQTKRADLDCLRASLPLLQVLSIVDGDERPALPEVYVAMEEAKKHIISNFKGIERKWKKIVKIIDRRWTSQMERPIYLAAFLFNPSKYFKAIEMESDESLANSLMHKANDAFNDVLVRMVLDTTLQDKISEQSVAYTGTRGSFAKDMAIRQRDKNSTPELTKLARRLLGLCCSSSGCERNWSIFEFIHTKKRNRLEHQRLNDLVYIQYNRRLQVRFQERKEQSKNYDPLELDELDWSSEWMTGASDDELVHPGDDLT